AATAGGAAAGAATGTTTTAAAGGCATGGTTAGAAAGAAAATCTGACATAGAGATAGTGGCTATAAACAGTACTAGTGGACCTGAAAAACATGCACATATATTTAAATATGACTCTTTATATGGAATTTTAGATGAAGAAGTTACAGCTACTAAAGATTCAATCATAATAGGTGATAGAGAAATTAAATTTACAGCACATAGAGATCCTGAACAAATTCCTTGGAAAGAATTAGGAGTTGATATTGTTGTAGAATCAACTGGAATATTTAGAGATAGAGAGGGATGTAATAAACATATAAAAGCTGGAGCTAAGAAGGTTATAATTTCGGCTCCGGGAGTAGATGAAGATATAACTGTAGTTATGGGAGTGAATCACAATGATTATGATCCAGAGAAGCATGATATAATATCCAATGCATCTTGTACTACAAATTGCTTAGGACCTGTTGCTAAGGTTATTAATGATGAATTTAAGATAGTAAAAGGACTTATGACTACTGTACATTCTTATACTAATGATCAAAAAATACTTGATC
The window above is part of the Tepidibacter aestuarii genome. Proteins encoded here:
- the gap gene encoding type I glyceraldehyde-3-phosphate dehydrogenase → MSIKVGINGFGRIGKNVLKAWLERKSDIEIVAINSTSGPEKHAHIFKYDSLYGILDEEVTATKDSIIIGDREIKFTAHRDPEQIPWKELGVDIVVESTGIFRDREGCNKHIKAGAKKVIISAPGVDEDITVVMGVNHNDYDPEKHDIISNASCTTNCLGPVAKVINDEFKIVKGLMTTVHSYTNDQKILDLPHKDLRRARAAAESIIPTSTGAAKAISKVIPELSGKLNGMAMRVPVPVVSVVDLVIELEKDVTVEMVNNKLKEASEGELKGILGYSDKPLVSIDYKKDYRSSIVDGLSTMMIGKNMLKIVSWYDNEWGYSNRVIDLATHIGRVGNMNKANA